The sequence ACCGACCTGGTAGTCTAAAAAGCGTTCAAGCACTGACTCCGGCTGCTGTTTGATAATGTAGATGCAGATGTTGGTGTCGAGCATCAGCTTCATCAGAAGCTCTCCCGCTTGTCAGGTTCCGGTTGGGATCGTTCGGACATGAAGTCCCGGGAAAACTTTTTCAGGCTGCCGAAAAGGACATCCCAGGAATTACTGCGGGGAATGAGATATACGACATGGCCGCTTTTCTTGATAAAGACTTCAGTGTCGTCAAACCGGAATTCCTTAGGCAGGCGTACCGCCTGACTTTGACCATTTTTGAAGATTTTCGCTGTTTTCATTCTACACCTCCACACGCAATTAAAGTATATACTTAACATATATACTTTGATGGGTGTCATGGCAAGGAGAAAAGAAGGTTTGGGAATTTACCTCAAACTTTCCTTTTCCCCACGCTACCGCCATCAGGGTGAAAAGCTTCATCCTG is a genomic window of bacterium BMS3Abin14 containing:
- the vapB gene encoding antitoxin VapB, which gives rise to MKTAKIFKNGQSQAVRLPKEFRFDDTEVFIKKSGHVVYLIPRSNSWDVLFGSLKKFSRDFMSERSQPEPDKRESF